One segment of Amycolatopsis alba DSM 44262 DNA contains the following:
- a CDS encoding TM0106 family RecB-like putative nuclease: MSACRSPSRVLSVSNEVLLDAGAVSRCRRRVHLEHDPAMREVPLAPPDPAAQQRIADASAHRDAIVQRLMDATGPDAGWVKIARDLPAAERVQLTEEAFAAEARYIWGALLPADRAGHRRGGSELLVRTGAGYVPVLVVRHRITDRGAGAPTTVMTDLDPANRLPDAARKVRSQPRDQMRLAHLYRMLEALGKHEGHRAIGGVIGLDADVVVWHDLSAGTWPGGKSALTEYQSRFADRLAIASAAAEGEEALAEPSRVLECRRCPWWPTCEVVLTETRDVSLVVRGEDAMELRRAGVSTVDKLAALDPADEPPPMNWTGGTFSDAIILARAWLADLTMVRKVDRVEVSRGDVEVDVDMESFGDSGAYLWGSLLTGADIGMEQGYRAFATWEPLPTADEARSFAEFWAWFSEVRERTLAAGLTFRAYCYNALAENRWLFGSVSRFGEYPGVPTKAEIASFVDSDEWIDLFRSVTDQFLCSHGKGLKVIAPVAGFAWRDPEASGEASMSWYRDAVGMDGDVPDDAQRERLLRYNEDDVLATHALRTWMTDRAQTSVPYMNDL; the protein is encoded by the coding sequence ATGTCGGCTTGCCGGTCGCCTTCTAGAGTGTTGTCCGTGAGTAACGAGGTGCTACTGGACGCGGGAGCGGTGAGCCGCTGCCGGCGTCGCGTGCACCTGGAACACGACCCGGCGATGCGCGAGGTCCCGCTCGCCCCGCCCGACCCCGCCGCGCAGCAGCGGATCGCCGACGCGTCAGCGCATCGCGACGCGATCGTGCAGCGGCTCATGGACGCGACAGGCCCCGACGCGGGCTGGGTCAAGATCGCCCGCGACCTCCCGGCCGCCGAGCGCGTGCAGCTCACCGAAGAGGCCTTCGCCGCCGAAGCCCGCTACATCTGGGGCGCGCTGCTCCCGGCGGATCGCGCCGGTCACCGGCGTGGCGGCTCCGAACTCCTGGTCCGCACCGGCGCCGGGTACGTGCCGGTGCTGGTCGTGCGGCACCGCATCACCGATCGCGGCGCGGGCGCGCCGACCACGGTGATGACCGACCTCGACCCGGCCAACCGGCTGCCGGACGCGGCACGGAAGGTCCGTTCGCAGCCGCGGGACCAGATGCGGCTCGCGCACCTCTACCGGATGCTCGAAGCGCTCGGGAAGCACGAAGGACACCGCGCCATCGGCGGCGTCATCGGACTCGACGCGGACGTCGTCGTCTGGCACGACCTGTCCGCGGGCACCTGGCCGGGCGGGAAAAGCGCGCTGACGGAGTATCAGAGCCGCTTCGCCGACAGGCTCGCCATCGCGAGCGCGGCCGCCGAGGGCGAGGAGGCGCTCGCCGAACCGTCCCGTGTCCTCGAATGCCGTCGCTGCCCCTGGTGGCCGACGTGCGAGGTCGTGCTCACCGAAACCCGCGACGTCAGCCTGGTCGTCCGCGGCGAGGACGCGATGGAACTCCGCCGCGCCGGGGTGTCCACAGTGGACAAATTGGCCGCGCTCGACCCCGCCGACGAACCCCCGCCGATGAACTGGACCGGCGGCACCTTCTCCGACGCGATCATCCTCGCGCGCGCCTGGCTCGCCGATCTCACGATGGTGCGCAAGGTCGACCGCGTCGAGGTCTCGCGCGGCGACGTCGAGGTCGACGTCGACATGGAGAGCTTCGGTGATTCCGGCGCGTACCTGTGGGGTTCGCTGCTGACCGGCGCCGACATCGGGATGGAGCAGGGCTACCGGGCCTTCGCGACGTGGGAGCCGCTGCCGACCGCGGACGAGGCCCGGTCGTTCGCGGAGTTCTGGGCCTGGTTCTCCGAAGTCCGCGAGCGCACGCTCGCCGCGGGCCTGACCTTCCGCGCCTACTGCTACAACGCACTCGCCGAGAACCGCTGGCTCTTCGGTTCCGTGTCCAGGTTCGGCGAATACCCCGGCGTTCCCACCAAGGCCGAGATCGCGTCCTTTGTGGACTCCGACGAGTGGATCGACCTCTTCCGCAGCGTCACCGACCAGTTCCTGTGCTCGCACGGCAAGGGGCTCAAGGTGATCGCCCCGGTCGCCGGTTTCGCCTGGCGCGATCCGGAAGCGAGTGGTGAGGCGTCGATGAGCTGGTACCGCGACGCGGTCGGCATGGACGGTGACGTCCCGGACGACGCCCAGCGGGAGCGCCTGCTGCGCTACAACGAGGACGACGTCCTGGCGACGCACGCGTTGCGGACCTGGATGACCGACCGCGCGCAGACGTCCGTGCCGTACATGAACGACCTCTGA
- a CDS encoding PadR family transcriptional regulator, translated as MKRRKVGNLLALAILSTLHEQPAHPYELASILKSRSKDRDMGIKWGSFYTVVGNLRKHGLIEAVENDRDGARPERTVYRITDAGRDEMLDWLRELLGEPAVEEPRFVAGLSVMAWLSPDEVIALLRARLTALDDEIASDRAGLARLLEEIPRLMLLEVEYRLAILAAEVGWIRSILGELTSGSMPGLAEWRTFHETGELPAERGSTGS; from the coding sequence GTGAAGCGGCGGAAAGTCGGGAACCTGCTGGCGCTGGCGATCCTGTCCACGCTGCACGAGCAGCCGGCGCATCCGTATGAACTGGCCTCGATCCTGAAGAGCCGCAGCAAGGACCGCGACATGGGGATCAAATGGGGGTCGTTCTACACGGTCGTCGGCAACCTGCGGAAACACGGCTTGATCGAGGCCGTCGAGAACGACCGTGACGGCGCCCGCCCCGAGCGGACGGTGTACCGGATCACCGACGCCGGCCGTGACGAAATGCTCGACTGGCTGCGCGAACTCCTCGGCGAACCCGCGGTGGAGGAGCCGCGGTTCGTCGCCGGGTTGTCGGTGATGGCGTGGCTCAGCCCGGACGAGGTGATCGCCCTCCTCCGGGCCAGGCTGACGGCGCTGGACGACGAAATCGCCTCGGATCGAGCGGGACTCGCGCGGCTCCTCGAAGAGATCCCGCGCCTGATGTTGCTCGAGGTCGAGTACCGCCTGGCGATCTTGGCGGCCGAGGTCGGGTGGATCCGCTCGATCCTCGGAGAACTGACTTCCGGCTCGATGCCGGGTCTCGCCGAATGGCGGACCTTCCACGAGACCGGAGAACTACCGGCCGAAAGGGGGAGCACCGGCAGTTGA
- a CDS encoding class I SAM-dependent methyltransferase, whose product MSNIKDRKRFKLLPEMGGALARNYARQRGTEPQIELWRKQARELTADLPEGAKILEVAFGPGYFAVELARLGFSVTGLDVAPTFVEIASEYARTQGVEVAFHEGDVAGMPFDDESFDFVVCQAAFKNFVWPVKSLDEMYRVLRPGGTALVQDMNRNATDGDLVREVERMKLGKLASLGVRQAFGQLRRRAYTPVDFSGLVAETAFRTGEITTPGISLDVRLTRP is encoded by the coding sequence ATGTCGAATATCAAGGACAGAAAACGGTTCAAGCTCCTGCCGGAGATGGGCGGCGCGCTGGCACGGAACTACGCCCGGCAGCGCGGCACCGAACCGCAGATCGAACTCTGGCGGAAGCAGGCCCGCGAACTCACCGCGGACCTGCCGGAAGGCGCGAAGATCCTCGAGGTCGCCTTCGGCCCCGGCTACTTCGCCGTCGAACTGGCGCGGCTCGGGTTCTCGGTCACCGGCCTCGACGTCGCGCCGACGTTCGTCGAGATCGCGAGCGAGTACGCGCGAACCCAAGGCGTCGAGGTCGCGTTCCACGAGGGTGACGTCGCGGGGATGCCGTTCGACGACGAGTCGTTCGACTTCGTCGTCTGCCAGGCCGCGTTCAAGAACTTCGTCTGGCCGGTGAAGTCGCTCGACGAGATGTACCGCGTGCTGCGGCCGGGTGGCACGGCCTTGGTGCAGGACATGAACCGGAACGCGACCGATGGCGACCTGGTGCGCGAGGTCGAGCGCATGAAGCTCGGGAAGCTGGCGAGTCTCGGGGTGCGGCAGGCGTTCGGCCAGCTGCGCCGGCGTGCGTACACGCCCGTCGACTTCAGCGGGCTGGTCGCCGAAACCGCGTTCCGGACCGGTGAGATCACCACTCCGGGTATCAGCCTGGACGTCCGCCTCACCCGTCCCTGA